Genomic segment of Apium graveolens cultivar Ventura chromosome 7, ASM990537v1, whole genome shotgun sequence:
CCACATCTTCAAGATCAATGGTTGAGTGCGTAACTTGTGGCCCAAGCAACTGTTGAAAGAAGTGGACAGCTACATTAGCACAAAGCTGTTGGCCATGCACTAATATCCCCGACTCATCCTCAAGCACCAAAATTTTATTTCGATTCCAATGAGCTTTACATTGCTGATGGAAGAAAGAGTTGTTACCGTCGCCAAGTCCCATTCATTTAACCCTAGACTTTTGCAAGTACAAAGATTCCTCCTCAGCCAAGGCTAGATTCAGAGCTTTAATCAAATTGTTTTCCACAGAAAGGAAGGAAGCATCCTCGCTGTTAAGCATATTAACCTGAAGCTCTTCAAGATTAGCTCGAGCAACTAGAACATTAGATGAGACGTTACCATGGTTCTTATTGAGTTGACGAAGAAGGACCTTCAACTCTTTGAGTTTACAAGCAAATCTAGCATACGGGCTCCCTGTGCAAAACAGTGACCAGGCTTTAGCAACCTCATTATGAAAGCCCGGGACTTCAATCATGTAGTTAAAAAACTGAAAAGGTTTTCCAATTCTTTGAAGTTGCATAGGTTCGTTAAAGAGGAGAGCATTGTGGTTCATGATGCTGCGAGGCTTAACAAAAACATTCCCTTCAGTAAAAAGATTAAACCAGGCGCCATTCGCCACCATTCTGTCCAAACATTTAAACACCGGATTAAGGAGACGTTTATTTGTCCATGTAAAGTTGTCCTCCACAGTACGGACCCTGTTCAAACCACAACCAGCAAGACAGTCTTGAAAAGCTTGCATGCCCGGAGTAAAGTGTTCCCGACCCCCTGAGATTTCACTAAGATTAATTACACAGTTAAAATCCCCAAGGAGGCACCAAGGAGAGGTGGTAGAACTCAGATTCAAGCAGTAGTTCCACAAAGGAGCTCGATCAACCACATCATTATGAGCGTACACAAAAGAAACTAACAATTCCAGATTCTTTTCCAAAAATAATGCATTGCAGGTAATAACTTGACTAGTCATGGAATGCAACGAAATATCCCAAACATCAGGATTCCATCCAACCCAGACTCGACCGTTGAAATGGTGAGTATAATTAAATAACCACCTCCACTCTTTTTAGATTTTCTTCGAAATTATTAAAGCTTTATCACTCTTAACTTTGGTTTCCAGAATTCCCATAAAATGCACATTA
This window contains:
- the LOC141673772 gene encoding uncharacterized protein LOC141673772 translates to MTSQVITCNALFLEKNLELLVSFVYAHNDVVDRAPLWNYCLNLSSTTSPWCLLGDFNCVINLSEISGGREHFTPGMQAFQDCLAGCGLNRVRTVEDNFTWTNKRLLNPVFKCLDRMVANGAWFNLFTEGNVFVKPRSIMNHNALLFNEPMQLQRIGKPFQFFNYMIEVPGFHNEVAKAWSLFCTGSPYARFACKLKELKVLLRQLNKNHGNVSSNVLVARANLEELQVNMLNSEDASFLSVENNLIKALNLALAEEESLYLQKSRVK